The Paenibacillus sp. 481 DNA window CAGTTGGAAGAGCGAAACAGCCGCTCTTAACGGCAAGATAGTATCAATGGAGTTGTCCACTTGAAAAAATGAAAGCCTTATCATTTTCCGTGCTTACGGGAATTGGGCGATTGAATGTGAGTTGCAATGGTTAGCATCAGGTCAGACTATTACAGGAGGTTGCAGCACATGATTAAACATCCTTTGTTCGTTATTATTGCTTGTGCTATCAGTTTAGGGGCGGGCATTTATCTAGGTTCTTCGTACATTGAAATATTTGCTTCTGTCGTGGGCGTTATCAACGTATGGTTGTTAGCAAGACAAAAAGTTATCAATTTCCTATTTGGCGGAATCGCAGTTGTGTGCTTTATGTACATTTACTTTAACTCAGGTCTATACGCGATGGTCGTTCTGGCGGCGTTGCAGTTGCTCTTTAACATTTATGGTTGGTACTATTGGATGAAAAATAAAGGTGAAGAAGATGTTACGCCAACGATTCGTTTGTCGGCAAAGGGCTATTTGATCTGGACCAGTGTTATTTTGGCATCATGGGGGATCTGGTCATACATTCAAGTGAAGTTTACGGATGCGAGCAATCCTTATCTGGATGCGTTAATCGCGGTCATTGGCCTCGCAGCGCAGTACTTGTTGAGTAAAAAGATTTTGGAGAACTGGCATTTGTGGATTTTGATGAACGGAATTTCTATCGTGGTGTATTTCTACTCTGGCTTGTATGTGCTGATTATGTTGGCCGTTATCAACTTGATCTTGTGCATCGACGGCTTAATCGAATGGAAGCAACATCATGAAGCAAACCAAGAGCGTGAAGGTGCAACGGGTACAGGCTTCTAAGACTTACAAGACTTACAAGACTTACAAGACTTCTAAGGCTTCTAAAGTAGATCCGAGCAAGTTGCAAGATTCAGGTTAGGACAAGCATAAGGTTAGGATAACCAACCGAGGCAACAGAGGAAACAAAAGCAACAAAGGCAACATTATATGGAGGATTACATTATGAGTTTTCATATTGAAGCAAAAGTAGGCGACATTGCCGAGGCGATACTGCTTCCCGGCGATCCGATGCGTGCGAAATATATTGCGGAACACTATTTGGAGGATGCCGTCTGCTATAACCGTATCCGCGGTATCCTTGGGTACACGGGGACATATAAAGGCAAGCGCATTTCGGTTCAAGGAACGGGAATGGGCATGCCGTCGATGTCGATTTATGCGACCGAGTTGGTTAATGACTACGGGGTGAAGAACTTGATTCGAATCGGATCAAGTGGTTCATATCATCCTGAAGTCAAGCATATGGATCTTGTACTAGGTACAGCAGTGTCCACAAGCTCGGCGATGTTCAAACATGAATTCGAGAATTTCTCCTACGCACCGGCGGCTAACTTTGGACTGTTGAGGGCAGCGTATGATATGGGGGAGAAGTTGAACTTACCAGTGAGGGCTGGACTTGTCCAGACGGAGGATCATTTTTATGATGGCAATGCACCTATGTATGAGAAGTTGGCTCAGTATCAAGTATTAGCGTGCGATAATGAGACAGCCGCATTGTATATGGTCGCTGCCAAATACAACGCCCGAGCGTTGTCCATTCTTACGGTTACGGATCATATGTTGACGGATCAGACCATTACTCCTGAGGAGCGTGAGACGTCTCTTCATGACATGATCCAATTGGGACTAGAGACAGCTATTACGTTGTAAAGGCCATAGTAGATAATAGGGGAAAACACGATCCAGAGGGTTGTGTTTTTTTCGTGTTTGGAGGATGTGTACAAGGGATGGAACAACGAAGATGTCGGAATGTCTGATGTCTAACCACATCAAGGCTCGGAAAATGGTATCAAACGACTACGCATGAGCATGGTGACGCGTATTCTATCACGGAGCATGCAGACGCGTCTGCAGTTGCGTCTGCGTCTGCAACAGCAACTAGTAATGCCCTGCTACAACTGACGCAGACGTGCACGTAAACGTGCTCAACGTTATTTCATAACGGTTACCACAGGTGCTATTTCGCCAAATTTACTTGGCTTCGATTTCTAACGGTTGCTGGTAAGCTTATTTCCCTGATTTCATTAGAAATCCAGCCTTTTTCATTAAAATAAGCGCTACCAGAACCGTTAAACTTCAAATTGCTTCAAATCCACGCAAATAACAACTGTGGCAACCGTTAGAGTTGAAACAGGAACAGCAGATCAGCAGATCAGCAGATCAGCAGATCAGCAGTTCAGCGGATCAGCTGACCGCCAACCAATAAGTGTGATATCGCTGCCTACTGCCTGCAGCAACCGACAAATTGAGTAGATGAGACTATAGTGAAGCTTCATTGACATTGTGGCAAAACATGGAATACAATTTTTTTATTCTGACTAGTCAGTATAAAAAAGTGGATAAGGTTGCCGAGCATGCGGACTGCTCAAAGGGAGTCGTCATTTATTATTTTAAGAATAAGGATAATTTGACGATCGAAGCCTTCAAGGCGTTCATGGCCTACTATGGTCTAAAGTTACAATCAGAATTTGAACTTACAATGACACCAGGGGAAATGATTGACCTTACGCTGAAACATATCCTACCGCCATACCGTGAGGACACGGTATAGAGCATCAATGTATCGCAATTGGATGGAATTGAACAGATGTTTATTCCTTATAAGGATTCAGGCAAGCTCTTTCTACAATTTTTCTCAAAAGCGATGTTGAATCCTCATTTGCAGGAAGTTGTATCTAAGAGCTATTTGGCTGAACTCCACGGGATAGCCAAGATTTTTGATTACGGTAACAAGCTGGGGCAAATGTGTGTAGAAGATTCGCGAAACGCTGCATATGGGCTACTGGCGATGGTTGTAGGTCTAAGCTTTTTTAGGGTAGCGAATATACCGCCAGTAAATGGCGAAGATAATCGAACCATTTGTGAAGATTATGTGCGCAGATTTACGGCCAATTAAAGGAGGATGTTTATGAATATACAGAAAGTAGAAACAGGCGGAGCAAATATTGCAGTCGTGAGCAGCAGCGAGATATTAATAGAGGATGTTCAGTCAGCATTGGATCTGATGGCAACCGTTCGATATGAAACAGACTGCGATCGATTTGTGCTGCATAAATCGGTGCTCAATGAAAGCTTTTTCGATTTGAAAACGCGCCTTGCAGGCGAAATCCTGCAAAAGTTCATCAATTATCATGTGAAGGTTGCGATTGTAGGAGATTTCACGGCGTACTCCAGTAAAAGCTTGCGAGATTTCATCTATGAGTGTAATAACGGAAAGGATATCTTTTTCTTGCCGACGGAACAACAGGCGATTGAAAAGTTAAGCTTGTTGAAGTAGGCGATGATCGAGAGGGCGATAAAAGGCATGCGTAGTGAGGAACATTAGGTTCCACAACAGTACACATCCAACGCAACCTGATGAGGGTTGCGTTTTTTTGATTTGGGGAGAGCCTCAATGGGGGCGACCGCATATTTCACATTACATTAAGATGGTATACAATCTGGATTAAGTTTGCTCGTATATTCTGATGTTGCTGAGAAATGAAACAGAGGAGAGAGCACCGTATGAGTATGTTTCGAAAATTTCACCGTGGGATAGCTATTATATTGACTTTTATCGTAGTGTCCGGATTAGTAAGCGGGACTGGTTCACTATCAAAAGTATCAGCGTCGCCCGTGTCATCACAAACTTAATTAGTAATACACTGCGATATAATCAAGCAGGAACTGTGCTATATGTATCATGTGAACAAAAAGAAGGAAATGTCATTCTGTGGATCGGAGATAATGGAATTGGCGTTAGTGAACAAATCAAGGAATATATTTTTGAATGATTTATACGTGGTGACAGTTCAGTTAAAGACGGAACGGGGCTCGATCCCCCTAGGTTCCATCAAATAATAACTCAAAGGGCTATCTGCTTAAGGTCTAAGATCTTGAGAGATAGTCCTTTATTTTTATTACATTAAAATGGGGAATTGGTATCTTCGGGCTACAGCAAAGGTAGTATAGAAAAAAGTGCTTAACTGTAAAGATTAGTAGGGCCCAGCAAATGTAGACGCTTCAACTGTTTGGCCATATATTTAGGCGTATATATTAAATCGTTCTCCAACCATTGCATAATAATGCCGAGATGTGCGGAGGTCGTGTAACGGATAATCATTTCACGCGGAACCTTCAGCTGCTCATCGCGAGGCTGAGCTAAAGCGGAGCGATGATACAAAGCAGTACTAATGGCTTGTTCCATTCGTCCCGCAAAGCCAGGCAATCCATTTACGCCAAGCATGACTTTATAAAATGAAGCATTGGCAGCGATATGTTCGAGCTGGAGAATGAACGAATGCGGCGGGATATCCGAATCCATGCAAAAATCTTCGGCTTCGAAAGCGGGCGGGAGCTGAATCGTGGTGTGGAATTCTTGCAGCATTTCGCTGACGACTTTGTCCAAGAGATCATATTTGTCTTGGTAATGGAGATAGAAGGTAGCGCGGTTAATTTGTGCCCGCGCCGTAAGATCGCGAACGGATATAGGAGCGAAGCCCTTCTCGTCCATTAACGAAATCAGTGCATCTCTGATCACCAGTAGGGTTCGTTTGATACGCGGATCAAGCGGTTTGTTGACCGTAGATGGCATTATAGGTAGCTCCTTTGTCTAACAAGTATTTTATATTCGACACCGATAACCGTATTGTCGGTTAAGCAACTTTTGCTACAAAATTGACGGTTGCCTACATTTCCCATCCCTTTTATTCTAAACAACACAGCATTGCATTTGCAACACTGTGCTGAATAGTGTGCTAGGAGGAGTGATTGGAAATGTCGAGTAAACAGCCAAAAGTAGGATTAATTACAACGGGATTGCTGATGGGTTTGATTTTATCATCATTAGATCAGACTATTGTTTCTACTGCCATGCCGTCCATTGTAAAAGGATTAGGAGGAGGTTCCCTTTATAGTTGGGTGTTTGCGATCTATATGCTGGCTTCCACAGCGACTATGCCCATCTACGGGAAGCTAGCCGATTTATATGGACGGCGGCGGATGTATGTGATCGGGCTATCGCTTTTTTTAGCAGGTTCATTACTTTGTGGAATGGCCGGAACGATGGAGCAACTCATTTTATTTAGGGGGATTCAGGGATTGGGAGCGGGAGCCCTTATGCCTATTGCCTTCACCATCGTAGCCGACATTTTTCCTCCGGAACGTAGAGGAAAGTTCATGGGATTGTTCGGTGCCGTTTTTGCAATCTCTAGTATTTTGGGGCCGACGCTCGGTGGAATTTTGACGGATTATGGTCAGTGGAGATGGATTTTCCTTATAAATCTGCCTATCGGTATGATCGCATTAATCGTTATGGCGACGGTGTTGCAAGAAAATCGGAGAAACGATGAGAAGCTTACCATCGATTGGCTCGGAGCGATTACTTTGACCGGAGGGATCGTGTCTGTGCTTCTTGCCCTAGTAATGGGCGGCCTAAGCTATGCATGGGGTTCTGCTCCGATTATAGGTTTGTTTGCCACGGGTGGTGTCCTTGTCGGCTTGTTCATATGGATCGAAACGGTGACGAAGGAACCGATCATCCCGTTGCATCTATTTCGGTTACGCACGATAGCTTGCGGCAATTTCGCCGGTTTTTTTGTGAGCGCGGCCATGTTCAGTACTATCACCTATATTCCGCTGTACGTTCAGGAAATTATCGGTGTTAGCCCTTCGATCACGGGGTATATTGTGACGCCGCTTATGCTATCGACGGTAGTGACGTCTACGATGAGCGGGCGGTTTATGAATCGCTTTACCTATCGTACGATTCTGGCATGTAGCTTACTGTTTATGCTCGTGGGGCTTATCCTGCTGGGACTAATGACCGTCGATACGTC harbors:
- a CDS encoding sensor histidine kinase: MLLRNETEERAPYEYVSKISPWDSYYIDFYRSVRISKRDWFTIKSISVARVITNLISNTLRYNQAGTVLYVSCEQKEGNVILWIGDNGIGVSEQIKEYIFE
- a CDS encoding DUF4180 domain-containing protein, with the protein product MNIQKVETGGANIAVVSSSEILIEDVQSALDLMATVRYETDCDRFVLHKSVLNESFFDLKTRLAGEILQKFINYHVKVAIVGDFTAYSSKSLRDFIYECNNGKDIFFLPTEQQAIEKLSLLK
- the deoD gene encoding purine-nucleoside phosphorylase; the encoded protein is MSFHIEAKVGDIAEAILLPGDPMRAKYIAEHYLEDAVCYNRIRGILGYTGTYKGKRISVQGTGMGMPSMSIYATELVNDYGVKNLIRIGSSGSYHPEVKHMDLVLGTAVSTSSAMFKHEFENFSYAPAANFGLLRAAYDMGEKLNLPVRAGLVQTEDHFYDGNAPMYEKLAQYQVLACDNETAALYMVAAKYNARALSILTVTDHMLTDQTITPEERETSLHDMIQLGLETAITL
- the pnuC gene encoding nicotinamide riboside transporter PnuC, which gives rise to MIKHPLFVIIACAISLGAGIYLGSSYIEIFASVVGVINVWLLARQKVINFLFGGIAVVCFMYIYFNSGLYAMVVLAALQLLFNIYGWYYWMKNKGEEDVTPTIRLSAKGYLIWTSVILASWGIWSYIQVKFTDASNPYLDALIAVIGLAAQYLLSKKILENWHLWILMNGISIVVYFYSGLYVLIMLAVINLILCIDGLIEWKQHHEANQEREGATGTGF
- a CDS encoding MDR family MFS transporter; translation: MSSKQPKVGLITTGLLMGLILSSLDQTIVSTAMPSIVKGLGGGSLYSWVFAIYMLASTATMPIYGKLADLYGRRRMYVIGLSLFLAGSLLCGMAGTMEQLILFRGIQGLGAGALMPIAFTIVADIFPPERRGKFMGLFGAVFAISSILGPTLGGILTDYGQWRWIFLINLPIGMIALIVMATVLQENRRNDEKLTIDWLGAITLTGGIVSVLLALVMGGLSYAWGSAPIIGLFATGGVLVGLFIWIETVTKEPIIPLHLFRLRTIACGNFAGFFVSAAMFSTITYIPLYVQEIIGVSPSITGYIVTPLMLSTVVTSTMSGRFMNRFTYRTILACSLLFMLVGLILLGLMTVDTSKTQVIAYMVITGLGMGAVYPTLGMAAVNAVDWHHRGVATSSSQFFRSMGGTIGVSVLGSLLSRELQTGVNVDKVELSHALSQIFLLSAVFAGISLIACLFIGNTRLIQTSKR
- a CDS encoding TetR/AcrR family transcriptional regulator, whose amino-acid sequence is MPSTVNKPLDPRIKRTLLVIRDALISLMDEKGFAPISVRDLTARAQINRATFYLHYQDKYDLLDKVVSEMLQEFHTTIQLPPAFEAEDFCMDSDIPPHSFILQLEHIAANASFYKVMLGVNGLPGFAGRMEQAISTALYHRSALAQPRDEQLKVPREMIIRYTTSAHLGIIMQWLENDLIYTPKYMAKQLKRLHLLGPTNLYS